From the genome of Deltaproteobacteria bacterium, one region includes:
- a CDS encoding ribulose-phosphate 3-epimerase — protein sequence MDYYIAPSLLSADFGRLAEEVRAVEAAGADMLHVDVMDGRFVPNITIGPAVVAAVRKCASVPLDVHLMIVEPERYIEAFAAAGADVITVHAEATPHLQRAVARIRELSRKAGVSLNPSTSLSAVEWVLHDVDMVLIMSVNPGFGGQSFLPSSLGKIELLRSQLDRAKLDVDIQVDGGIKPDNVGDVVSAGANVIVSGSGIFGTPDYRKTMEQMRRNIRKASGAKA from the coding sequence ATGGACTATTACATCGCGCCGTCGCTGTTGTCAGCGGACTTCGGCCGTCTCGCGGAGGAGGTCCGCGCGGTCGAGGCCGCGGGCGCCGACATGCTCCACGTCGACGTGATGGACGGCCGATTCGTCCCCAACATCACGATCGGCCCCGCGGTGGTCGCCGCGGTGAGGAAGTGCGCCTCCGTTCCGCTCGACGTCCACCTGATGATCGTGGAGCCGGAGCGGTACATCGAGGCGTTCGCCGCCGCGGGCGCGGACGTGATCACCGTCCACGCCGAGGCGACGCCCCACCTGCAGCGCGCCGTGGCGCGGATCCGGGAGCTTTCGAGGAAGGCGGGCGTCTCCCTCAACCCGTCCACATCGCTGTCCGCCGTCGAGTGGGTCCTCCACGACGTGGACATGGTCCTCATCATGAGCGTGAACCCCGGATTCGGAGGCCAGTCGTTCCTCCCCTCGTCGCTGGGGAAGATCGAGCTCCTGCGATCGCAGCTCGACCGGGCGAAGCTGGACGTCGATATCCAGGTGGACGGCGGCATCAAGCCGGACAACGTCGGCGATGTGGTCTCCGCCGGGGCCAACGTGATCGTTTCCGGGTCGGGGATCTTCGGGACCCCCGACTACCGGAAGACGATGGAGCAGATGCGCAGGAACATCCGGAAGGCGTCGGGGGCGAAGGCGTAA
- a CDS encoding sulfite exporter TauE/SafE family protein, with amino-acid sequence MPLSFLGFLAIGAFTGAVSGMFGIGGGIFVIPAMVWLYGFDQKMATGTSLGMLLPPIGIMAFWQYYKADLVSVPAALLLVAGFAAGSYVSAGYAVGLPELLLKRAFGGLLIVMGILYILTAR; translated from the coding sequence GTGCCCTTATCGTTCCTCGGATTTCTCGCGATCGGCGCCTTCACGGGCGCAGTGTCGGGGATGTTCGGCATCGGCGGCGGGATCTTCGTGATCCCCGCGATGGTCTGGTTGTACGGTTTCGACCAGAAAATGGCTACCGGGACCTCCCTCGGGATGCTCCTCCCCCCCATCGGCATCATGGCGTTCTGGCAATATTACAAGGCGGACCTGGTGAGCGTCCCCGCCGCCCTCCTGCTGGTCGCCGGGTTCGCCGCGGGTTCGTACGTATCCGCCGGGTACGCGGTCGGCCTGCCGGAACTCCTCCTCAAACGGGCGTTCGGCGGACTTCTCATCGTGATGGGAATCCTGTACATATTGACGGCCCGGTAA
- a CDS encoding PAS domain-containing protein encodes MKVPPGPAQEPDGYDGAFLAFCRSFARAAGIFSIVVGIVTLLGWLLGVEIFLRTFPGMIVMKANAAFALVLLGISLGLVAGDSGSRMVRGLSGGCAALAGLLGLLTLIEHVTGADLGIDQLLAVEAPGALKTASPGRMAPNAALDITLLGSSLLLLSFRRGHRIVSWMAAVSMTVAFLALMGYAYASETFIGFGSLTHIAAQTALALLALSAGALLSTKELGLMEPLARNEAGSRMARWMLPAVIIVPFALALLRYELYRRGLVADEFGVAVMVVVGMAVLAAVVWRNAVALNRSDSDRMRQEKALATTTEVLEKIFSTTHMKMAYLDPEFRFVRVNQAYADACGHPPEFFPGKNHFDLYPHPENEAIFREVIRTGEAYTVLAKPFEFPDHPEWGVSYWDWTLQLVRGEDGRAEGLLFCLLDVTTAKEMERAAYRQDKLAILGQTAAGIAHDIRNPLQGVLINLSVVETLLEESAVADPEAREMIRTSLSAARSASDKIEGVVRRVMDFVRPTRARFGSTEINVVVREAVDLVGVSLRNRGIRLTTALSGGLPPCNADARLIEQLILNLVTNAAQAIEKPDGARRIEVSTGRDGDAIVIRVADSGPGVAESERKRIFDPFFTTKELGTGLGLSISRRIVVDHSGSIDVGTSRFGGAEFTVRLPVSPQAASGRDLVVPGRESPG; translated from the coding sequence GTGAAGGTGCCACCCGGCCCCGCGCAGGAACCCGACGGATACGACGGGGCGTTCCTCGCCTTCTGCCGTTCCTTCGCCCGCGCGGCGGGCATCTTCTCGATCGTCGTGGGAATCGTCACGCTTCTCGGATGGCTCCTCGGTGTAGAGATCTTCCTTCGCACCTTCCCCGGCATGATCGTGATGAAGGCCAACGCGGCGTTCGCCCTGGTGTTGTTGGGGATATCCCTCGGCCTGGTCGCAGGCGATTCCGGCAGCCGGATGGTCCGGGGGCTGTCGGGAGGATGCGCGGCCCTCGCGGGGCTCCTGGGGCTGCTGACCTTGATCGAGCACGTGACCGGCGCGGACCTGGGCATCGACCAGCTCCTGGCGGTGGAGGCGCCGGGGGCCCTGAAAACGGCAAGCCCCGGCAGGATGGCCCCGAACGCCGCCCTGGATATCACGCTGTTGGGAAGCTCCCTGCTGCTGCTGAGTTTCCGGCGCGGGCACCGGATCGTCTCCTGGATGGCGGCCGTCTCCATGACGGTCGCATTCCTGGCCCTGATGGGGTACGCCTACGCTTCGGAAACGTTCATCGGCTTCGGTTCGCTTACGCATATCGCCGCCCAGACCGCCCTGGCCCTCCTGGCCCTCTCCGCGGGCGCGCTTCTCAGCACGAAGGAACTCGGTCTGATGGAGCCGCTCGCAAGGAACGAAGCCGGAAGCCGGATGGCCCGGTGGATGCTGCCGGCGGTCATCATCGTGCCGTTCGCCCTGGCGCTGCTCCGGTACGAGTTGTACCGCAGGGGGCTGGTCGCGGACGAATTCGGCGTCGCGGTCATGGTGGTCGTCGGCATGGCGGTCCTGGCGGCCGTCGTGTGGCGAAACGCCGTGGCACTCAACCGGTCCGACTCCGATCGGATGCGGCAGGAAAAAGCCCTGGCCACGACGACGGAAGTCCTGGAGAAGATCTTTTCCACCACGCACATGAAGATGGCGTACCTGGATCCGGAGTTCCGTTTCGTCCGCGTCAACCAGGCGTACGCCGACGCGTGCGGGCACCCGCCGGAGTTCTTTCCGGGGAAGAACCACTTCGACCTGTACCCTCATCCGGAGAACGAGGCGATTTTTCGCGAGGTGATCCGGACGGGGGAAGCGTACACGGTCCTCGCCAAGCCGTTCGAGTTCCCCGACCACCCGGAGTGGGGGGTGTCCTACTGGGACTGGACCCTCCAGTTGGTGCGGGGGGAGGACGGCCGGGCAGAGGGGCTCCTCTTCTGCCTGCTCGACGTAACGACCGCCAAGGAAATGGAGCGGGCGGCCTACCGGCAGGATAAGCTGGCCATCCTCGGGCAGACCGCCGCGGGAATCGCCCACGATATCCGCAATCCGCTCCAGGGGGTCCTCATCAACCTTTCCGTGGTGGAAACCCTCCTCGAAGAGAGTGCCGTAGCGGATCCGGAAGCGCGGGAGATGATCCGGACTTCGCTTTCCGCCGCCCGGTCGGCCTCGGACAAGATCGAAGGGGTCGTCCGGCGCGTGATGGATTTCGTTCGACCGACGCGGGCCCGGTTCGGCTCCACCGAGATCAACGTGGTGGTGAGGGAGGCGGTCGACCTCGTCGGCGTGTCGCTGCGAAACCGGGGGATCCGGCTTACGACGGCGCTCTCCGGGGGCCTCCCTCCGTGCAACGCGGATGCCCGGCTGATCGAGCAGCTGATCCTGAATCTCGTCACCAACGCCGCGCAGGCGATCGAAAAACCGGACGGCGCGAGGCGGATCGAGGTGTCCACCGGCCGGGACGGCGATGCGATCGTCATCCGGGTGGCCGATTCGGGACCCGGCGTGGCGGAGAGCGAGCGGAAGAGGATTTTCGACCCGTTCTTCACGACCAAGGAGCTGGGGACGGGGCTCGGACTCTCCATCAGCCGCCGGATCGTCGTGGACCATTCCGGATCGATCGATGTGGGAACCAGCCGATTCGGCGGGGCCGAGTTCACCGTCCGCCTGCCGGTCTCGCCGCAGGCGGCCTCCGGACGGGACCTCGTCGTTCCCGGTCGAGAGTCGCCCGGGTAG